GGACCGCGTTTTCCGTCTCATTCCCGGGCTGGAAAATGCGCGCTTCCTGCGCTACGGCCAGATCCACCGCAACACCTATATCAACGCGCCGGCGCAGCTCACGCCCACGCTGCAGATGAAGACGCACGCGGGAGTGCTCTTTGCCGGACAGATTTCAGGGGTGGAAGGTTACGTGGAAGCGATTGCCACCGGTCTGCTGAGCGGATTGTTTGCGACGGCGCTGGCGCGCGGCGTGAATCCCTTGCCCGCACCGCGTTCCACCGCGTTCGGCTCGCTGGTCCATTACATTACCGGGAGCGACGCGCGCAACTTCCAGCCCGCCAACATCACGTTCGATCTTTTGCCGCCGCTGCCGACGCAGGGCAAGCCGATTCGCGACCGCGCCCTGCGCCATCGCCTGCAGTGCGAGTGCGCCCTCACGGAACTGGAAGTCTGGCTGCGCGACATCGAGACCCGCTTCCTTCCGCACCGCGCCGAGTCTCCCGCCCGCTTCGGCCCTACCCGCTCGACAAGGTTGAAGGTCTAGGGCAGGAGCCGGGAGCCAGGAATGATTTCCAGTTAGATGTGGATGGTTCCTTGCAGATAAAGTTTCACCTCACCAGCGATCTTGACGCGGTCGCCAACCAGCGTGCACCACATTCGGGCGCCCCGGGAACTGAGTTGCCGCACGCGAAATGTTTGTTTGCCCGTGCGTCCGGCCCAGTAGGGGACGAGTGTGCACTGGATTGAGCCGGTGGCAGGGTCTTCGTCGATCCCCTCGGACGGAGCGAAAAACCTGCACACATAATCGACATCATGGTCACCGGAAGCCGTAACCATTGCTCCACCACCGATGCCCATATCAACCTTGGCCAACGCAGCTATATCCGGTTTCAGGTTTCGCACTATGTCGGCGCGATTGGCGACAACCAGATAGTCGCGAGGGTCGCGCATTACCTCTGCTGTTTCCAGCCCCAGGGCGGAGAGCAGACCGGTTGGGATTTTGCACGGTGACGCCGGCCGGGAGGGGAAATCCATTTCAAAACGCACGCCATCGTGGTTGACCGTCAACAGACCACCGACGGTGTGGAAGCGAACCGGCCAGGTGTCATGTCCACGCAACGAAAGCGCATACGCGGAAGCCAAGGTTGCATGGCCGCAAAGGTCATCTTCCACAACCGGTGTGAACCAACGCAGGTCGAAATCGCCATCGGCGCGGGCAACCACAAAAGCCGTCTCGCTGTGACGGTTCTCGGCTGCGATTTTCTGCATGACATCCTTGGCGGGGAATGCAGGAAGAATGCACACACCGGCGGGATTGCCTGCGAACAGTTCGCTGGCGAAGGAATCGATGTGGTAATAGGAAATGGACATGCACAGCAAAGTATACGAGTCAGGGGCCCAGGGGTCAGGAATCAGGCTCCAGGACAGTCCGGAGCGAATTACAACTTTCAGATTTCAAGTGAGAGACTACTGCGCGATGATCTTCACGAAGCGCAGCTCCGGATATCCCTGGTCCCAATCGGCGGAGATGTGCTCGAAGATCAGCCGGAAATCGCGGGTCTG
This portion of the Terriglobales bacterium genome encodes:
- a CDS encoding PhzF family phenazine biosynthesis protein, producing the protein MSISYYHIDSFASELFAGNPAGVCILPAFPAKDVMQKIAAENRHSETAFVVARADGDFDLRWFTPVVEDDLCGHATLASAYALSLRGHDTWPVRFHTVGGLLTVNHDGVRFEMDFPSRPASPCKIPTGLLSALGLETAEVMRDPRDYLVVANRADIVRNLKPDIAALAKVDMGIGGGAMVTASGDHDVDYVCRFFAPSEGIDEDPATGSIQCTLVPYWAGRTGKQTFRVRQLSSRGARMWCTLVGDRVKIAGEVKLYLQGTIHI